The Natribaculum luteum genome contains the following window.
CAGTTCGGGTCCGACGCTCGAACCGGTCCGACTGACGAAAAGACATTACTACCCCGAGAGTGTCGGTTCGAGTATGCCGCTTCAGACGCCGCCGTTACGTGGGTTACACGACGAGCGCGGGGCGAAGTTCACCGAGTTCGGTGGCTGGGACATGCCCGTCGAGTTCGATTCGATCCGCGAGGAGCACGTTGCCGTCCGCGAGGCGGCCGGCATCTTCGACGTCTCGCACATGGGCGAGATTCACGTCACCGGGCCGGACGCGACGACGCTGCTGCAACGACTCACGTCCAACGACGTGACGCAACTCGAGGTCGGTGACTCCCAGTACGCCACGATCACCGACGAGGAGGGGATCATCGTCGACGACACCATCGTCTACCGACTCCCCGACGAGGACGGCGAGGAGACGTACCTGTTCGTGCCAAACGCCGGCAACGACGAGGCGATGCACGAACGCTGGGTCGACCATCGAAACGAGTGGGACCTCGAGGCGACCGTCGACAACCGGACCGACGAGTACGCGATGTTCGCGGTCCAGGGCCCGGAGGCGGCAAACCTCGTCGGCGACGCCGTCGAGGAGTCGATCCTCGACCTCCGACGGTTCGAGGCGCGGTACGTCACGATCGACGGCGTCGAGTGCTGGGCGGCCAGAACCGGCTACACTGGCGAGGACGGCTTCGAGTTTATCGTTCCGTGGGGCGAGGCCGAGACGGTCTGGTCGACGTTCGACTGCCAGCCGTGTGGACTCGGCGCGCGGGACACGCTCCGGATCGAGGCCGGCTACCTGCTGGCCGGCCAGGATTTCGACTACGAGTCCGATCCGCGAAATCCCTACGAGGCGGGACTCGGCTTCACCGTCAAACTCGACACGGAGTTCGTGGGCCGAGACGCTTTAGAGCAGGCCCGTGAGGAGGGCGTCGAGGAGAAACTCGTCGGCTTCCGGCTCATCGACCGCGGCGTCCCCCGTCACGGCTACGACATCACGAACACCGACGGCCTGGTCGTCGGTTCCGTCACGAGCGGGACGATGAGTCCGACGCTCGAGGCGTCGATCGGCATGGGCTACGTCCCCGTCGAGTACGCAGAGCCCGGCACGACGCTGCAAGTCGTCGTCCGCGGCCAGTCGAAAAAGGCAAGAGTTGAAACCACACCCTTCGTCGACACAGTATAATGAGCTTCGAGACACCAGACGACCGGCGGTACCTGGAATCACACGAGTGGGCACTCGAAACAGACGGCGTCGTTCGCGTCGGCATCTCCGACTTCGCACAGGACGAACTCGGTGACGTCGTCTTCGTCGAACTTCCCGACGAGGGCGACGACGTGACACAGGAAGCGGCATTCGGCGTAGTCGAATCGATCAAGGCGGTCTCCGACCTCTATGCGCCCGTCAGCGGCGAGGTCGTCGCGATCAACGACGACCTGTTCGACGCGCCCGAGCGCGTCAACGACGACCCGTTCGGCGACGGCTGGATGCTCGAGATCGACCCCGACGACGAGTCGGAACTCGAGGACCTGCTCACCGCCGACGAGTACGAAGACCAGATCGCCTAGTCCGATTCTCGTCCCGAATATCCCGACCGAACGTTCACTCTACCGGGCGAATGCGTTATCCAGCCCTCGGCCGTAGCTGCTCGTATGTCCACGCCGTCCGCCGTCCTCTTCGATCTCGACGGGACGCTCTGTACCTACGAACGGCCGGGATCGGAGATCCTCGAGGCGGCGTTCGACCGCCTCGGCCTCGAGCCACGTTTCGAGATGGCGGACTTCCACGAGCGGTACCTCGAGTTCCTCCCGGCCAGCGCGGACGGGTTCGACCTCTACGAGCGGACGTTTACCGCCCTCTGTGACGAGCACGACCTGGACCCGTCGCTGGGTGAACGTCTCAACCGGGCGTTCCACGACGAACGCGACCCCGACGACCTCGTGGCCCTCGAGGGTGCACACGAGGTGCTCACCACGTTCGAGGCCGAGTATCGACTGGGACTGGTCACGAACGGCCATCCCGAGCTACAGCGGCACAAACTCCGCACGCTCGCGTTCCCCGACGTCTTCGAGACGGTCGTGTTCGCCGGGTACGACACGCCGGCGAAGCCCGACCCCGAACCGTTCCGGCGGGCGCTGACGGCCGTCGAGACGAGCCCCGCGGAGGCGGTGTACGTCGGGAACCATCCCTCGGTCGACGTCGCAGGGGCGAGAGCAGCGGGGCTCCGGGCCGCGTGGCTGGCCGATGCCGATCGCCGTCCGAGTCCTCGTCCGGATTACGTCCTCGAGTCGTTACACGAACTCCGGGCCCCTCCCTGGCGAGGTGACTAGCCGGAACGAAGCCCGAACGGGACGGCAGTTCACTCGAGCGTGACCAGTTTCTCGAGCATCTCCTCGAGTGGGGCCGTCGTGATCGCCAGCGAGTAGCCGTCGATGCGGGCGAGGTCCCTCGCGTGGTCCCAGAGGTCGTCCTCCTCGAGTCCGTGGAGGACGACCGCGTTCGGGGTCGGGTTGACGACCCGCAGCGCCACGAGCGGTGATTCGCCGCGCGTGACGCCCGTAAATACCAGCGCGCGGTTCGTGCTCTGCCCGTAGAGGCGGAAGAATTCCTCGCTCGAGAGGCGCGTGATCGCCTCGATGCTGTCGATGACGGTGTGGCCGCTGATCTGATCCGTGGTCCCGGACGTGACCTCCGTCGCGTCGATGGTCGAGTAGAACCTAGAGAGCGGCATCGACGTGGCGTACTCGCGCAGATCGTAGACGACGTCGCTCTCGAAGCCAGCCGAGAGGACACGTCCGTACTGGCGAATGCGCCCGCCGCCGCGGCGTTCGTCGATCGAGAGCAGTCCCTCGACGAGTCGTCTGACGACGCCGATCCCGGGACTCTCCCTGCGACCGCTCTCGTAGTCGGAGATGACCGACGACGACACCTCGAGTTCGGCGGCGAGGTCGGTCTGGGAGACGTCGAAGTCGGTCCGCCACTTGCGAAGCGTCGCTCCTGGATCGTCGCTGAGCGTGATCTCCCCGGCAATCTTCTCGGCGAGCTCCCGCTTCGGCCCACGTCCTCCCATGTGCGTTCGCTCGACCGGTCGACTCAAGTAGCTACCGGAGACGGTCTCTCACTGGTGAGTGTGACGCGGAGCCGCGGCGTCCACTCGAACGGCGGAGATATTCGCCGTCGTGACACTCACCCGATCGATCGAATCCCGGCTTCTCGAGGCGAATCGCGCCCGAACAGTCAAGTCGATTCGCCCCTAGTTCGTGTGCCATGCCATCAGTTGCCGTCCACGTCGCGTTCGCGGGACTGCTGGGGGCCGCGCTGCTCGGCGAGGAGTTCGACCCGAGGGCCATCCTCGTGGTGATGGTGGCCTGTGCGTTCGTCGACCTCGACACGTTCGTCGGCATCTACGTCCCGGGAACGCATCGCGCAGCGTTTCACAACGTCTTCGTGGTGACGATTCCCGGCCTCCTGTTGTTGTGGGACGGTTGGCTCCGCGAGACGTCGGTCGTCCGCACTCGATTCGGACAGTACGGCTACCGCGTCGCCTGGGTGAGCCTCGTGACGGTCCTCGTCGCCCACGTCTCGCTCGACGCCTTCTTCAACGGCGTCAACGTCTTCTGGCCCGTACACGACCGGTTCTACGACTTCTCCGGACGAATGCTGCTTACCGACCAGCGCGGTCTCGTCCAGACGTTCCTCGAACTCGAGACGACCGCAGACGGGACGCCGGCCGTCTCGGACTCGGCGATCCGCGGAACGACCGGCGACACGCACTACGCGACGGGATTCGATCCGACGCGTGGCGATCCGGAACCGGACACCGAACGGATCTTCCCGGTCGCGTCGTCGGGCGAACTGTTCGTCGTCATGCTCGCCAGCTACGGGACGGTGCTGTACCGGTGTCTCGAGTACTACCGGTGATCGATTCGAGATCGGCAGACACACCACTGCCGGGTCGAAACGACGGGTATGCACGTCGAGACTCGCCCGTACGACCCCGACTCGGACCGGACCGCGCTGTGGACGCTCAAGCGAGCGTTCGAGCGCGGCCTCGGGAGCGCGACCGGCGGAGACGAGAAAGAGCGCGTCTACGAGGAGAAGTTGACCGACGCCTACCGCGAGCGCTACCTCGAGTGGGTCGACCGCTGCGTCGCCGAACAGCCGACGACCGTCACAGTCGCCGAGCGCGAGGGCGACCTCGTCGGCTACATCTTCGTCCTCCCCGAGACGCTGTCGATGATCTGGGACGCTGCCGTGGTGAACGAACTGTTCGTCGTCGAGGAGTTCCGCGGCACCGGCGTCGCCGACGACCTGATGGACGCCGCACTCGAGGCCGCCAGGGAACAGGACCTCCCGCTCGAGCGGATCGTCCTCGACGTCGAC
Protein-coding sequences here:
- the gcvT gene encoding glycine cleavage system aminomethyltransferase GcvT, coding for MPLQTPPLRGLHDERGAKFTEFGGWDMPVEFDSIREEHVAVREAAGIFDVSHMGEIHVTGPDATTLLQRLTSNDVTQLEVGDSQYATITDEEGIIVDDTIVYRLPDEDGEETYLFVPNAGNDEAMHERWVDHRNEWDLEATVDNRTDEYAMFAVQGPEAANLVGDAVEESILDLRRFEARYVTIDGVECWAARTGYTGEDGFEFIVPWGEAETVWSTFDCQPCGLGARDTLRIEAGYLLAGQDFDYESDPRNPYEAGLGFTVKLDTEFVGRDALEQAREEGVEEKLVGFRLIDRGVPRHGYDITNTDGLVVGSVTSGTMSPTLEASIGMGYVPVEYAEPGTTLQVVVRGQSKKARVETTPFVDTV
- the gcvH gene encoding glycine cleavage system protein GcvH translates to MSFETPDDRRYLESHEWALETDGVVRVGISDFAQDELGDVVFVELPDEGDDVTQEAAFGVVESIKAVSDLYAPVSGEVVAINDDLFDAPERVNDDPFGDGWMLEIDPDDESELEDLLTADEYEDQIA
- a CDS encoding HAD family hydrolase, with amino-acid sequence MSTPSAVLFDLDGTLCTYERPGSEILEAAFDRLGLEPRFEMADFHERYLEFLPASADGFDLYERTFTALCDEHDLDPSLGERLNRAFHDERDPDDLVALEGAHEVLTTFEAEYRLGLVTNGHPELQRHKLRTLAFPDVFETVVFAGYDTPAKPDPEPFRRALTAVETSPAEAVYVGNHPSVDVAGARAAGLRAAWLADADRRPSPRPDYVLESLHELRAPPWRGD
- a CDS encoding helix-turn-helix domain-containing protein, coding for MGGRGPKRELAEKIAGEITLSDDPGATLRKWRTDFDVSQTDLAAELEVSSSVISDYESGRRESPGIGVVRRLVEGLLSIDERRGGGRIRQYGRVLSAGFESDVVYDLREYATSMPLSRFYSTIDATEVTSGTTDQISGHTVIDSIEAITRLSSEEFFRLYGQSTNRALVFTGVTRGESPLVALRVVNPTPNAVVLHGLEEDDLWDHARDLARIDGYSLAITTAPLEEMLEKLVTLE
- a CDS encoding metal-dependent hydrolase → MPSVAVHVAFAGLLGAALLGEEFDPRAILVVMVACAFVDLDTFVGIYVPGTHRAAFHNVFVVTIPGLLLLWDGWLRETSVVRTRFGQYGYRVAWVSLVTVLVAHVSLDAFFNGVNVFWPVHDRFYDFSGRMLLTDQRGLVQTFLELETTADGTPAVSDSAIRGTTGDTHYATGFDPTRGDPEPDTERIFPVASSGELFVVMLASYGTVLYRCLEYYR
- a CDS encoding GNAT family N-acetyltransferase, producing MHVETRPYDPDSDRTALWTLKRAFERGLGSATGGDEKERVYEEKLTDAYRERYLEWVDRCVAEQPTTVTVAEREGDLVGYIFVLPETLSMIWDAAVVNELFVVEEFRGTGVADDLMDAALEAAREQDLPLERIVLDVDRENDRARAFYQRYGFEHWGEMVARPLESATE